One region of Bacterioplanoides sp. SCSIO 12839 genomic DNA includes:
- a CDS encoding sigma-54-dependent Fis family transcriptional regulator translates to MMLNNEQSLPAITSLLEAIPAPAVLLDRDYRIRASNGAYRETFLQTGTLLNRKCYEVSHGYRVPCDQAGENCPLRQCLETGQRQRLLHIHNTSKGREHVDVELTPIHDEEGEIQYFIEVMTPTNRHPDSQSSMIGFSPAYTRMLELLSRAAPANINVLLLGESGTGKELAAQYLHSHSQRSDKPFVTVECSGLTESLFESELFGHEKGAFTGATHRKQGLVESARGGTLFLDEVGDIPLPMQVKLLRLIESGSYRPVGSVNPKQADFRLICATHRQLRQMVEEGRFRQDLYYRISPFPVHLPSLRERSQDIIPLANHLLKQLRQDKPLKLSDQACQWLCQQRFPGNIRELRNRLERAILLCDSGLIETEHLVVEQEDKLATDDPMQKLTMSVIAEENIVPLSQLEQRYLQQVSTHYSGSKADLAQQLNISERTLYRKLKGLS, encoded by the coding sequence ATGATGCTGAACAATGAACAAAGCCTGCCGGCGATCACCAGCCTGCTTGAGGCCATACCGGCACCAGCGGTTTTGCTTGATCGGGATTACCGCATCCGTGCTTCCAATGGGGCGTATCGGGAGACTTTTTTACAAACCGGCACCTTACTGAATCGCAAGTGTTATGAGGTGTCACATGGCTACCGCGTGCCGTGTGATCAGGCCGGAGAAAACTGCCCCTTACGCCAGTGCCTGGAAACCGGGCAACGCCAGCGCCTATTACATATCCACAATACTTCCAAAGGACGCGAGCACGTCGATGTCGAACTGACCCCGATTCATGATGAAGAAGGTGAGATTCAATACTTTATTGAAGTGATGACACCGACCAACCGTCACCCGGACTCCCAAAGCAGCATGATCGGTTTCAGCCCGGCGTATACCCGTATGCTGGAATTACTCAGCCGTGCGGCTCCGGCCAACATCAACGTTTTATTATTGGGTGAATCCGGCACCGGAAAGGAATTGGCGGCGCAGTACCTGCACAGCCATAGCCAGCGCAGCGATAAACCTTTTGTGACCGTCGAATGCTCCGGACTGACAGAGTCCTTGTTTGAAAGTGAGTTATTTGGCCATGAAAAAGGCGCGTTTACCGGCGCCACTCATCGCAAGCAAGGGTTGGTTGAATCCGCTCGGGGTGGCACCCTGTTTCTTGATGAAGTAGGCGACATCCCTCTGCCGATGCAGGTTAAGCTGCTGCGTTTGATCGAATCCGGCAGCTATCGCCCGGTGGGAAGTGTGAATCCGAAACAAGCGGATTTTCGATTAATCTGCGCCACACACCGCCAATTGAGACAAATGGTCGAGGAAGGCCGCTTTCGTCAAGACCTGTACTATCGTATCAGTCCTTTTCCGGTTCATTTGCCTTCCCTGAGAGAGCGCTCTCAGGACATTATTCCCCTCGCCAATCATTTATTAAAACAACTGCGACAGGATAAACCGTTAAAGCTGTCCGACCAGGCATGCCAGTGGCTCTGCCAACAACGCTTCCCGGGTAACATCAGGGAACTGCGTAATCGTTTGGAGCGCGCCATTCTGCTCTGTGACAGCGGGCTGATTGAAACCGAACATCTGGTGGTTGAACAAGAAGATAAGCTAGCCACTGATGACCCGATGCAGAAATTAACCATGAGCGTCATTGCCGAGGAAAACATCGTGCCGTTATCACAACTGGAACAGCGATATTTACAGCAGGTGTCGACGCATTATTCAGGCAGCAAAGCGGATCTGGCACAACAGCTAAACATCAGTGAACGTACGCTATACCGCAAACTCAAGGGATTGAGTTAA
- the cydP gene encoding cytochrome oxidase putative small subunit CydP produces the protein MKTTEAGEKARPLFSIPLIRELTLVLVIKLVVIFAIKQAYFSEPLDMTQAETVIARQLGVLNPADQAQAATVRSELLLSPSETEH, from the coding sequence GTGAAAACAACTGAGGCAGGAGAAAAAGCGCGCCCTTTATTTTCTATCCCACTGATTCGTGAGCTGACGCTGGTGTTGGTGATCAAGCTGGTGGTGATTTTTGCCATCAAGCAGGCCTATTTCTCCGAACCGCTGGATATGACACAGGCTGAGACTGTGATCGCTCGCCAGCTGGGTGTGTTAAACCCGGCAGATCAAGCGCAAGCAGCGACCGTTCGTTCTGAACTTTTGTTATCACCATCTGAAACGGAGCACTAA
- a CDS encoding cytochrome ubiquinol oxidase subunit I, protein MISESVVDLSRLQFAITAFYHFLFVPLTLGLAFILAIMESAYVMTNKQVYKDMVKFWGKLFGINFALGVTTGLTMEFQFGTNWAYYSHYVGDIFGAPLAIEGLMAFFLESTFIGLFFFGWDRLSKLQHLMVTWLVAIGSNMSALWILIANGWMQNPVGAEFNYETMRMEMTSFSEVIFNPVAQVKFVHTVSAGYVTGAMFVLAISGYYMLKKQDLPFARRSFAIAASFGFASICSVILLGDESGYEVGDVQKTKLAAIEAEWETHEPPAAFTLFGLPNEETMQTDYAIKIPYALGLIATRSTTEEVTGIKDLISEHEQRIYRGMEAYGLLQQMKSGDTSADILQQFDRLKNDLGYGLLLKKYTNHVTDATADQVKAAARDTIPRVAPMFWTFRIMVGLGFLMFVLIGLSFYYSAKGVVEQKRWLLKALLISLPAPWIACEMGWFVAEFGRQPWSIGEVLPTHLSVSTRSAEDLYLSLAGFIGFYTLLLIVEMYLMLRFARLGPSSLHTGRYHFEQSAA, encoded by the coding sequence ATGATTAGTGAGAGCGTTGTTGATTTATCGCGTTTGCAGTTTGCTATTACCGCGTTTTATCACTTTTTGTTTGTACCGCTGACCCTGGGCCTTGCCTTTATTCTGGCCATTATGGAATCCGCCTATGTCATGACCAATAAACAGGTCTACAAAGACATGGTGAAATTCTGGGGTAAGTTGTTTGGTATTAATTTCGCGCTGGGTGTGACAACCGGCCTGACCATGGAGTTTCAGTTCGGCACAAACTGGGCGTATTACTCACATTATGTTGGCGATATTTTTGGTGCTCCACTGGCGATTGAAGGCCTGATGGCTTTTTTTCTGGAGTCGACCTTTATTGGCTTGTTCTTTTTTGGCTGGGATCGGTTATCGAAGTTGCAACACCTGATGGTGACCTGGTTGGTCGCCATTGGTTCTAACATGTCAGCGTTGTGGATTCTGATTGCCAATGGCTGGATGCAAAATCCGGTGGGCGCTGAATTTAATTATGAAACCATGCGTATGGAAATGACCAGTTTTTCTGAGGTGATTTTTAATCCGGTGGCTCAGGTGAAATTTGTTCATACGGTATCGGCTGGCTACGTTACCGGTGCGATGTTTGTGCTGGCGATTTCAGGTTATTACATGCTGAAAAAACAGGACTTACCTTTTGCTCGTCGCTCGTTTGCGATTGCCGCCAGTTTTGGTTTTGCGTCGATTTGTTCGGTTATTTTATTAGGTGATGAGTCCGGATACGAAGTTGGGGACGTGCAAAAAACCAAACTTGCTGCAATTGAAGCGGAATGGGAAACCCATGAACCGCCTGCGGCATTTACCTTATTCGGTTTGCCGAATGAAGAAACCATGCAAACCGACTACGCCATTAAAATCCCTTATGCCCTGGGGTTAATTGCAACCCGCTCAACCACCGAAGAAGTGACGGGTATTAAAGATTTAATCAGCGAACATGAGCAACGCATTTATCGTGGCATGGAAGCGTACGGTTTATTGCAACAAATGAAATCCGGCGATACTTCTGCCGACATACTTCAACAATTTGATCGGCTGAAAAACGACCTGGGTTATGGCCTGTTATTAAAGAAATACACCAACCATGTCACCGATGCGACGGCCGATCAGGTTAAGGCTGCGGCGCGCGATACCATTCCCCGAGTTGCCCCCATGTTCTGGACATTCCGGATTATGGTGGGGTTGGGCTTCCTGATGTTTGTATTGATTGGCCTGTCGTTTTATTACAGCGCTAAAGGCGTGGTGGAGCAGAAGCGCTGGTTGCTGAAAGCGCTGTTGATATCACTGCCGGCCCCCTGGATCGCCTGTGAAATGGGCTGGTTTGTGGCTGAGTTTGGTCGCCAGCCCTGGTCTATTGGTGAGGTGTTGCCAACACATTTGTCGGTATCGACCCGCTCTGCTGAAGATCTGTATTTAAGTCTGGCTGGATTTATTGGCTTTTACACCCTGTTGCTGATTGTTGAGATGTACCTGATGTTGCGCTTCGCACGTCTTGGGCCATCCAGTTTGCATACCGGGCGTTATCACTTTGAACAATCAGCGGCGTAA
- the cydB gene encoding cytochrome d ubiquinol oxidase subunit II, whose product MLDYESLKLIWWVLIGVLLIGFAVTDGFDMGVGALLKILGKTDNERRVMLNTVGPHWDGNQVWFITAGGAIFAAWPVVYAVAFSGFYWALLLVLFAMFFRPVGFEYRSKMEDARWRNAWDWGLTIGGAVPALVFGVAFGNLLLGVPFTLDEFMRSSYSGSFWALLNPFGLLAGLVSLGMLMMHGATYLQMRTAGELHQRARTAGVVLSAGVMVCFAVAGIWVANIDGYVIIQAADTAGVMTPLQKQVVIQDAAWLNNYQQYPLTLLAPVLAFVGLVLTLLMSLLNRSPLAFIASSVAVASIICTAGFSLFPFLMPSSTDPSVSLTVWDVTSSELTLTIMFWVAMLFVPIILAYTGWGYYKMWGRLTTDFIEDNRYSTY is encoded by the coding sequence ATGTTGGATTATGAAAGCTTAAAACTGATCTGGTGGGTGCTGATTGGTGTCTTGCTGATTGGCTTTGCGGTTACCGACGGATTTGATATGGGCGTTGGCGCGTTATTAAAGATTCTTGGCAAAACCGATAATGAACGGCGTGTCATGTTAAACACGGTCGGCCCTCACTGGGATGGTAATCAGGTGTGGTTTATCACCGCGGGTGGTGCCATTTTTGCGGCCTGGCCCGTTGTTTATGCCGTTGCATTTTCCGGTTTTTATTGGGCACTGCTATTGGTGTTGTTTGCAATGTTTTTCCGCCCGGTCGGGTTCGAATACCGTTCTAAAATGGAGGATGCCCGCTGGCGCAATGCCTGGGACTGGGGGCTGACCATTGGCGGTGCGGTTCCGGCTTTAGTGTTTGGTGTGGCCTTTGGCAACTTATTATTGGGTGTGCCATTTACGCTGGATGAATTTATGCGCTCCAGCTACAGCGGCTCCTTCTGGGCGTTATTAAATCCGTTTGGTTTGTTGGCGGGCCTTGTCAGCTTGGGGATGTTGATGATGCACGGTGCAACGTATTTGCAAATGCGTACCGCTGGGGAGCTGCATCAGCGCGCCCGAACAGCCGGTGTGGTTTTATCGGCCGGTGTGATGGTGTGTTTTGCGGTTGCCGGAATCTGGGTCGCCAATATCGATGGTTATGTGATCATTCAGGCCGCCGATACCGCGGGTGTGATGACACCGCTGCAAAAGCAGGTGGTGATACAGGACGCTGCCTGGCTGAATAATTACCAGCAATATCCGCTGACCTTGTTGGCACCGGTTCTGGCGTTTGTCGGCTTAGTGCTGACGCTGCTGATGTCGCTGCTGAATCGCTCGCCGCTGGCTTTTATCGCCAGCTCGGTTGCCGTCGCATCGATTATTTGTACTGCCGGTTTTAGTTTGTTTCCGTTTTTGATGCCGTCCAGTACGGATCCGTCCGTCAGTCTCACGGTGTGGGATGTGACCTCCAGCGAGCTCACGCTCACCATTATGTTCTGGGTCGCGATGCTGTTTGTGCCGATTATTCTCGCTTATACCGGGTGGGGGTATTACAAAATGTGGGGGCGCCTGACCACGGACTTTATTGAAGACAACCGCTATTCAACCTATTAA
- the cydX gene encoding cytochrome bd-I oxidase subunit CydX produces MWYFAWILGVLLACSAGLIHVLWLEFNDNFERDADLEQ; encoded by the coding sequence ATGTGGTATTTCGCCTGGATTCTTGGTGTTTTACTGGCCTGCTCAGCAGGGCTGATTCATGTGTTATGGCTGGAATTTAACGACAATTTTGAGCGCGATGCCGACCTGGAACAATAA
- a CDS encoding cyd operon YbgE family protein yields MSDEFQPHYSSYGPLYQGWARGLSLLVALVLSVAILVMPQLVAADTAELKHGPLSLGMAGICIGFVHGVGYVPQLRIWRWLFSPYVGWPLMALCGYWWLFPLFF; encoded by the coding sequence ATGTCTGACGAATTTCAGCCTCATTATTCATCTTATGGCCCGCTGTATCAGGGCTGGGCCCGAGGACTGTCATTGCTGGTGGCCTTGGTTTTGTCGGTAGCCATTCTGGTCATGCCGCAACTGGTTGCAGCGGATACAGCGGAGCTGAAACATGGCCCTTTGTCTCTGGGCATGGCCGGAATTTGTATCGGCTTTGTGCATGGCGTGGGTTATGTCCCGCAGCTGCGTATCTGGCGGTGGCTGTTCAGCCCTTATGTGGGCTGGCCTCTGATGGCTTTATGTGGCTATTGGTGGTTATTCCCTCTGTTTTTCTGA
- a CDS encoding rhodanese-like domain-containing protein, giving the protein MALTKEDFLAQARDAVNPVDGDAAEALLAQDGVVVLDVREPAEFDMGHLPGGVNVPRGLLEFMVGNHPALSNTQATVLLYCKNGGRSTLAAHTLKQMGFDQVKMLVGGFDGWQGSVHKVEVDPNIYQ; this is encoded by the coding sequence ATGGCTTTAACGAAAGAAGATTTTCTGGCGCAGGCGCGAGATGCGGTGAATCCGGTTGATGGTGATGCCGCTGAAGCTCTGCTGGCACAAGACGGTGTTGTTGTGCTGGATGTTCGTGAACCCGCTGAATTTGATATGGGGCATCTGCCGGGAGGGGTGAATGTTCCGCGTGGTTTGCTGGAGTTTATGGTGGGCAATCACCCGGCACTTTCCAACACTCAAGCGACGGTATTGCTGTACTGCAAAAACGGTGGTCGCTCGACATTGGCCGCGCATACCCTGAAACAAATGGGGTTTGATCAGGTGAAAATGCTGGTCGGCGGTTTTGATGGCTGGCAGGGCAGTGTGCACAAAGTGGAAGTGGACCCGAACATCTATCAATAA
- a CDS encoding DUF3365 domain-containing protein has protein sequence MKRLMITAALSGLMVTTIAPVQADEALINEARQQVKQLAVQLQQTLKKSMKTDGPQAAIKVCNTQAPEIAATLSEGDWTVGRTSLKWRNPGNQPNDWETSVMQSFAEQLKAGADPKTLEATKTEGDRFYYMKAIPTGGVCLACHGDNIAQPIAAQLDQLYPDDQARGFQMGELRGAFTLSKTLN, from the coding sequence ATGAAACGTTTGATGATAACGGCCGCACTGTCTGGTCTGATGGTGACAACCATTGCACCGGTTCAGGCGGATGAGGCATTAATTAACGAAGCACGCCAGCAGGTGAAACAGTTGGCGGTTCAGTTACAACAAACGCTAAAAAAAAGCATGAAAACCGATGGGCCGCAGGCAGCCATCAAGGTGTGCAACACTCAGGCTCCTGAAATTGCGGCGACGTTAAGTGAAGGTGACTGGACGGTTGGCCGCACTTCGCTGAAGTGGCGTAACCCGGGTAACCAGCCGAATGATTGGGAAACCTCGGTCATGCAATCTTTCGCTGAACAATTAAAAGCCGGTGCCGATCCAAAAACACTGGAAGCGACAAAAACCGAAGGCGACCGCTTTTATTATATGAAAGCGATTCCAACCGGCGGTGTATGTCTTGCTTGCCATGGCGATAACATTGCGCAGCCAATTGCTGCTCAGTTGGATCAGCTGTATCCGGATGATCAGGCCCGCGGTTTTCAGATGGGTGAATTACGGGGTGCGTTTACTCTGAGTAAGACACTCAATTAA
- a CDS encoding OsmC family protein: protein MATHIAKIRWHQQGDFNHQSFERRHEVAFQEGVVLPAGGAGNDFGADPEQLLAASMASCHMQTFLSLAAKKRLQVLSYSDDAEAVLGQRDDGKFWVEKIILNPQVEFGGDKIPDADTIQAMHEKSHQHCFIANSVAAAMVVEIKG from the coding sequence ATGGCGACGCATATTGCAAAAATTCGCTGGCATCAACAGGGTGATTTTAATCATCAAAGTTTTGAACGCCGCCATGAGGTCGCGTTTCAGGAGGGTGTGGTTCTGCCTGCCGGTGGTGCCGGAAATGATTTTGGTGCGGACCCGGAGCAACTGCTTGCTGCATCGATGGCCAGTTGCCATATGCAGACATTTCTGAGTTTGGCAGCGAAAAAGCGACTGCAGGTACTGAGTTATTCAGATGATGCTGAAGCTGTGCTTGGTCAGCGCGATGATGGCAAATTCTGGGTGGAAAAAATTATTTTAAACCCTCAGGTTGAGTTTGGCGGAGACAAAATTCCGGATGCCGATACTATTCAGGCCATGCATGAAAAATCCCATCAGCATTGTTTTATTGCTAACTCAGTGGCTGCCGCCATGGTGGTTGAAATAAAAGGCTAA
- a CDS encoding potassium channel family protein gives MTEHPMASPLPNILGLSGVGPHENKRARKLGRAFEGPMIFVAMWIVFEWYLQSKAERPIAVTAFTDWFIWGFFLLETVVLTIAVDNKKRYLVNNWANIVIVAAGLPVLWETLPHAGGLRVLRLLAIFIVLMNTSGTFRKIMGRNHLGPTLMVSFVIIVIAGTVMAAIDPNVETPLDGIWWAWVTVTTVGYGDIVPGSTAGRLFGSFLILMGIGLFAMLTASFSSFFMQQDEKDLIREEKHNTRRLTEMATRIEALEGKLDRLIRYSEQVEQRRLEELNKKR, from the coding sequence GTGACCGAGCATCCTATGGCATCGCCATTACCCAATATTCTTGGCCTCTCCGGCGTTGGACCTCATGAAAATAAACGTGCCAGAAAACTAGGGCGCGCATTTGAGGGGCCGATGATTTTTGTCGCCATGTGGATTGTCTTTGAATGGTATCTGCAGTCTAAGGCTGAGCGCCCTATTGCGGTCACTGCGTTTACCGATTGGTTTATCTGGGGATTTTTCCTGCTCGAAACCGTGGTGTTAACCATCGCGGTGGACAACAAAAAACGTTATCTCGTTAATAACTGGGCAAACATTGTAATTGTTGCCGCGGGTCTGCCGGTATTGTGGGAAACCTTGCCCCATGCCGGTGGTTTAAGGGTGTTGCGACTGCTGGCCATTTTTATTGTATTGATGAATACCTCGGGCACCTTCCGCAAAATCATGGGGCGTAATCATCTGGGTCCAACTCTGATGGTGAGCTTCGTCATTATCGTGATTGCCGGTACGGTCATGGCGGCGATTGATCCCAATGTCGAAACTCCGCTGGATGGTATCTGGTGGGCCTGGGTAACCGTAACCACGGTGGGGTATGGTGACATTGTGCCGGGCAGTACCGCAGGGCGTTTGTTTGGTTCGTTTCTGATTCTGATGGGGATTGGTTTGTTTGCGATGCTCACCGCCAGTTTTTCTTCCTTTTTTATGCAACAGGATGAAAAGGATCTGATTCGTGAAGAAAAACATAACACGCGACGTCTGACGGAAATGGCCACGCGTATTGAAGCGTTAGAAGGCAAGCTGGATCGATTAATTCGTTATTCCGAGCAGGTTGAGCAACGACGTTTGGAGGAGCTGAATAAAAAACGCTGA
- a CDS encoding TraR/DksA family transcriptional regulator, which yields MNKEAIQKELSERKQLLQKRAEKVERDASHRDEPLSADFAEQAVERENDDVLSAIGEESRHEIELIDRALVRLDQGEYGECQECGEDIDELRLAAVPYADLCIRCAEKQEQHA from the coding sequence ATGAACAAAGAAGCCATTCAAAAAGAGTTGTCTGAACGCAAACAGTTACTGCAAAAGCGTGCAGAAAAAGTCGAACGTGATGCCAGTCATCGTGACGAGCCGCTATCCGCTGATTTTGCCGAACAAGCCGTTGAGCGTGAAAACGACGACGTGCTCAGTGCCATTGGTGAAGAATCCCGCCATGAAATTGAACTGATTGATCGCGCTCTGGTGCGCCTTGATCAGGGTGAATACGGGGAGTGTCAGGAATGTGGTGAAGACATTGATGAACTGCGCCTGGCGGCGGTTCCTTACGCTGACCTGTGTATCCGTTGTGCCGAAAAACAAGAGCAGCACGCCTGA
- a CDS encoding GAF domain-containing protein codes for MSETHLLSDPYRALGTDMPFNQRLEHLYRVLREQLEGVDRFALARYNPDDQSLSAFMFESEAGTPFVDYCQPLDKVPSLQQLAEQNTIRVVDDMREFRQEEFISAHSEALLAVGLRASFTMPLRHQGELLGFLFLNSKRAGYFAPQMLAYCNVWGHLVGQYVAQELLTAPDGSVAG; via the coding sequence ATGTCAGAGACTCATTTATTGTCCGATCCTTATCGTGCGCTTGGCACTGACATGCCGTTTAATCAGCGGCTTGAACATCTCTATCGTGTGTTGCGTGAACAGCTCGAAGGGGTCGACCGGTTTGCACTGGCGCGCTACAACCCGGATGACCAGAGCCTTTCTGCATTTATGTTTGAAAGTGAGGCCGGTACGCCGTTTGTGGATTATTGCCAGCCACTGGATAAGGTGCCGTCGTTACAACAACTGGCTGAGCAGAATACCATTCGTGTGGTGGACGATATGCGCGAGTTTCGCCAGGAGGAGTTTATCAGTGCCCATTCGGAAGCACTGCTGGCGGTGGGGTTGCGCGCCAGCTTTACCATGCCATTGCGCCACCAGGGGGAGTTATTAGGCTTTTTGTTTCTTAATTCAAAACGGGCGGGATATTTTGCTCCGCAAATGCTGGCGTATTGCAACGTATGGGGGCACCTGGTGGGGCAGTATGTGGCGCAAGAGCTGTTAACAGCTCCTGATGGATCAGTCGCCGGGTAA
- a CDS encoding HPP family protein — translation MKQVADIMVRNLLTLSPESNLKEAETIMAQRQIRHIPVTDGDNKLMGLITQKEFLSEAFRITDKFGAHQLANYLAKTELTGCMKTTLTTVKADTPLREAGDMLHTMKQGCLLVVDDEQHLIGILTSQDFLKLALELLPGD, via the coding sequence ATGAAACAGGTCGCCGATATTATGGTGCGCAACCTGCTGACACTGTCACCAGAGTCCAACCTGAAAGAAGCCGAAACCATCATGGCACAACGACAAATTCGCCATATCCCGGTGACCGACGGGGATAACAAACTGATGGGATTAATTACCCAAAAAGAGTTTCTGTCTGAAGCCTTTCGTATTACGGATAAATTTGGCGCCCACCAGCTGGCGAATTACCTGGCAAAAACCGAACTAACCGGCTGCATGAAAACCACCCTGACCACCGTCAAAGCCGACACCCCGTTACGAGAAGCCGGTGACATGTTACACACCATGAAGCAGGGCTGTTTATTGGTGGTGGATGATGAGCAACACCTGATTGGTATTCTCACTTCTCAGGATTTTCTGAAACTGGCGCTCGAGTTGTTACCCGGCGACTGA
- a CDS encoding late competence development ComFB family protein, with product MSINNNIRNYYEQLVAEEILARLPGSQDAGYLADIACVALNHLPPRYIRHEVDMAFYMSPDELHDIHQRVKQAVADAIEFIASHRRDDLE from the coding sequence ATGAGCATCAATAACAATATTCGTAATTATTATGAGCAGCTGGTGGCAGAAGAGATTCTTGCCCGTCTGCCTGGCAGCCAGGATGCGGGGTATCTGGCTGATATTGCCTGTGTGGCGCTGAATCATTTACCGCCACGCTATATTCGTCACGAAGTCGACATGGCATTTTATATGTCGCCGGATGAACTGCACGACATTCACCAGCGGGTTAAACAGGCCGTTGCGGATGCCATTGAATTTATTGCGTCTCACCGCCGTGATGATCTGGAATGA
- the hemE gene encoding uroporphyrinogen decarboxylase has product MSELKNDRFLKALLRQPVDRTPIWMMRQAGRYLPEYKATRAQAGDFMSLCKNHDLACEVTIQPLERFPLDAAILFSDILTIPDAMGLGLYFETGEGPRFKKIIRTEADVNSLNVVNTQADLDYVLKAVSTIRSELNGRVPLIGFSGSPWTLATYMVEGGSSKDFRHVKAMMYDTPEVMHQLLDTLAKSVIDYLNAQIEAGAQAVQVFDTWGGSLSDVCYREFSLKYMEQIVAGLKREHNGQKIPVILFTKGGGQWLEAMADTGADALGLDWTTDIGNARGRVGDRVALQGNMDPSVLYASPKTIRAEVKRILDSYGKGSGQVFNLGHGIHQFVDPEHAKAFVEAVVELSPEYHQ; this is encoded by the coding sequence ATGTCAGAATTAAAAAACGATCGCTTTCTGAAGGCGCTGCTGCGTCAGCCGGTTGACCGTACCCCAATCTGGATGATGCGTCAGGCCGGGCGTTATCTGCCTGAATATAAGGCAACCCGTGCTCAGGCTGGTGATTTTATGTCGCTGTGCAAAAACCATGATCTGGCGTGTGAAGTTACCATCCAGCCGTTAGAGCGTTTCCCGCTGGATGCTGCGATCCTGTTTTCCGATATTCTGACCATCCCCGATGCCATGGGGTTAGGCCTGTACTTTGAAACCGGCGAAGGCCCACGTTTCAAAAAGATCATCCGTACCGAAGCCGATGTGAACAGCCTGAATGTGGTGAACACCCAGGCGGATCTGGATTACGTGTTAAAAGCCGTTAGTACCATTCGTTCTGAACTGAATGGTCGTGTGCCGCTGATTGGTTTCTCCGGTAGCCCATGGACACTGGCGACTTACATGGTGGAAGGCGGCTCTTCCAAAGACTTCCGTCATGTCAAAGCCATGATGTACGACACGCCAGAAGTGATGCATCAGTTATTGGATACACTGGCGAAGTCGGTGATTGATTACCTGAATGCCCAGATCGAAGCCGGTGCCCAGGCGGTACAGGTATTTGATACCTGGGGTGGTAGCCTGAGTGATGTGTGTTACCGCGAATTCTCGCTGAAATACATGGAGCAAATTGTTGCAGGTCTGAAGCGTGAACATAACGGTCAGAAGATCCCGGTGATCCTGTTCACTAAAGGTGGCGGTCAGTGGTTAGAAGCCATGGCCGATACCGGTGCCGATGCACTGGGTCTGGATTGGACCACAGATATCGGTAACGCCCGTGGCCGTGTTGGTGACCGTGTGGCATTACAGGGCAATATGGATCCTTCTGTGCTGTACGCGTCTCCAAAAACCATTCGTGCGGAAGTTAAACGTATTCTCGATAGTTATGGTAAAGGCTCTGGGCAGGTATTTAACCTAGGTCATGGCATTCACCAGTTTGTTGATCCGGAGCATGCTAAGGCCTTTGTTGAGGCCGTGGTTGAATTAAGCCCGGAATATCATCAGTAA